GCGGCGGCGGCAAGACCCAGATGGCCACCTGGTGGGCACACCAGCGCCAGCGCGCCGGACATCCCTGCGGCTGGTACTACAAGGCTCATGACCTGTTAGAACTGATCCGCCAGCAGTACGAGGGCGGCCAGACCGCCGTGGAGGCCCGCAAGACCCTGGAGCGCACCCGCCGCACCGGCTACCTCGTCATCGATGAATTCAGCGAACTCGCTGGCTCCGAATGGGAGCGCCGCACCCTCACCAATCTCGTCGACCACCGCTATGACGCCCTCAAAACCACCGTCATCATCACCAACCACCCCCCGCAGGACATCCCCGCCGCCCTAGGCCGCTCCATTTGGTCCCGCGCCGAAGAAACCGGCGGCATCGTCAACTGCGACTGGGGCAGCTACCGTGCCCGCCCGTAAGGCGGGCATGACTGATTACAAATTACTGATACCGTCTAAATGGAACCCCAATGACTCCTGACCATTGACCAATGACAAGAGCCCAGAGGGCGCTTTCCTGGCCACAGATTACACAGATTGGGATGGATTACCGGCGAGATGAAACCCGGCCCCTGCGGGGAATGACTGATTACTAATTACTGATGACTGATTCCGGCCCGATGAAGCATTTCCACCACGAATGACACGAATCTCACGAATAAGCTAATGGCTCCATCGATCTTTTATCCATAAGCCGATGATGATCAGGGCTACTTGCCATGTTTTACTAAGCACTGTAGAAAGAATCTTTATTAGAATTTCTCTACGGCGTTTTTTCTTATTCGTGATGCGCTCTAATGCGGAAATTAGTGAACTCTGTTGTCTGCTCATTATGTAATTTTGTGAAATCACATAATCATTGCTGAGCTTCCATGAATTGACGATTTAAACGAGTGGTCCCCATGATCGCAGAGCTATCTGGCAAATTTCTCGCACGAGCTACCTCCGTTCCTCCAGCCCATCCGGGATGGTACACGCGTTCCCGTGGTACGCTGCGCTTTACTCTGGGCTTGTTACTTCATCCCTTCGGGATGCTCACTAGAGAACCCCAACGGGGGTTCCGTACTTTAGCCCGCGGGTTGCGAGCCGCAGGATCGCTACCCCGGGAATAGGATTAAAAAAACAACACGACCCCAACGCGGGTCGCGTAGGTTTCATCTAGCAGGCTTAATAGGCTGACCAATGACAATCGCCCAGCGGCGCTTCATCCCGTAGGGATGATGGAACAAAGCCCGGCGGTAAGCTTGCCCTAGCAAGCGCCACCCCGGGTACCCCGACCAAAATAAAAAACCACCCCGGAGGGGTGGTGGAAGGTATATCGCCTAGCTGAGGTTGGCTTCCTGAGTTTCCAGGAACTGGCGTATGTGTTCTCCTTGGGCTTTTCCGAGTGGTGGTGGAAGAGCTTCACCTATCATAGAAGAGATCTTGCCGATACCGAGTGTCGTAGGAAGAATATAGGTCTTAGGAAACCCCTGCAATAGCATGGCCTCGTACAAGGTAATCCCACGATTTTCTGAGGGGTGTACGAATCGCCCTTTAGAAGGGTTATGGCTG
The sequence above is drawn from the Rubritalea squalenifaciens DSM 18772 genome and encodes:
- a CDS encoding ATP-binding protein, which translates into the protein MLSLSDRVAAGDALLILCGDRGGGKTQMATWWAHQRQRAGHPCGWYYKAHDLLELIRQQYEGGQTAVEARKTLERTRRTGYLVIDEFSELAGSEWERRTLTNLVDHRYDALKTTVIITNHPPQDIPAALGRSIWSRAEETGGIVNCDWGSYRARP